In Leptospiraceae bacterium, the following are encoded in one genomic region:
- a CDS encoding transglycosylase SLT domain-containing protein, with product MKTLIAIIIYFLIKSGKSESTINTDRPIPPTNYDAIKDRYDILIKKYAVIYKIPWQVIKAHIAIESEYGTTPQVMEKKIGSGNKRGILGITENTFYALNKMVNGNFKPEDLWKPEVSIELASALTKSNSISITKDSEFFTRDYSNYTEAQRERQKELLAKVVMAYHAGAGTVINNTYSQSTKDYFKNWTIALKEISERQGAI from the coding sequence ATGAAAACTCTAATTGCAATAATAATCTATTTCCTTATCAAGTCTGGAAAATCAGAGTCGACGATTAATACCGATAGACCAATTCCACCGACGAACTATGACGCAATTAAAGATCGCTACGATATTCTAATTAAAAAATATGCGGTCATATACAAAATTCCTTGGCAGGTAATAAAAGCCCATATCGCTATCGAAAGCGAATACGGCACAACTCCTCAAGTGATGGAAAAGAAAATTGGTTCCGGCAACAAAAGAGGAATATTAGGTATTACAGAAAATACTTTTTACGCTCTCAATAAAATGGTTAATGGAAATTTTAAACCGGAAGATTTATGGAAACCGGAAGTATCAATTGAACTTGCATCCGCGTTAACGAAATCGAATTCAATTTCGATTACAAAAGATTCTGAATTTTTTACACGGGATTATTCGAATTACACGGAAGCACAAAGAGAGAGACAAAAAGAATTATTAGCAAAGGTCGTCATGGCTTATCATGCCGGAGCCGGAACCGTTATAAATAATACGTATTCTCAGAGTACGAAAGATTATTTTAAAAACTGGACAATAGCATTAAAAGAAATCAGCGAACGTCAAGGTGCGATATAG
- a CDS encoding DUF1353 domain-containing protein, with protein sequence MKYKEMTNYKYELAERYSIQTEIKPEKDIYEPDEDYPLITLLKDGTLSISPSYAWDGPSGVSVDTKNFMRGSLVHDALYQLMRQKKLSLDYRLYADELLRDICKEDGMSSFRAWYVYKAVRKFGESSASPTDEKEQQEKILEAP encoded by the coding sequence ATGAAATATAAAGAAATGACAAACTACAAATACGAGTTAGCAGAACGATACTCGATTCAAACTGAGATCAAACCGGAAAAAGATATTTATGAGCCTGATGAAGATTATCCTCTAATCACATTACTAAAAGATGGAACTTTATCTATCTCTCCTAGTTACGCTTGGGACGGACCTAGTGGAGTGAGTGTGGATACTAAAAACTTCATGCGAGGGTCGCTTGTCCATGACGCTCTTTACCAACTCATGAGGCAAAAAAAATTAAGTCTAGATTACAGACTATATGCAGATGAGTTATTGAGAGATATTTGCAAAGAAGATGGAATGAGTTCCTTTAGAGCATGGTACGTTTATAAAGCAGTAAGAAAATTCGGAGAATCCTCTGCAAGCCCAACAGACGAAAAAGAGCAGCAAGAAAAAATTCTGGAAGCTCCGTAA
- a CDS encoding strawberry notch family protein, with product MKIGKAEYYDDLENLVTTDEARELKKYPKKIDSSSSGLILADQTGIGKGRTVASIIRWAVLQGKVAIFITQRETLFTDMVRDLQDINFANHPIFVINTNIIKVDGKDISSNKNENKYKGEKIIFTTYFQIQGKPNWKHEILRKLSHGAILVLDEAHEAAASVNTQTEARGKREKVSNRYLFFSSIFRNISGVLFSSATYAKRPSNLMLYYPFTDINNYPYDKLLSMLAETGSIGQSLVSNALVESGQLLRRESSFKGILFNDYLTPDLIKKVHGDEKKEQDEYQFIANSWDKIAEILADIVKFENTFKFQAMNIINKGLKEEGGYIGGHAVLDSDSTKFTSIMHNSIKSFDLSLKAKAIADYAIKLVKEGQKVLIYLHFTNTAFFTENFAMGEKVDDNIGLVLKRNWKRALEYTVKNNSTGETFKRTIPLSILEQVPNGYEFYTEIGKKISQANINVPLSAIDYFHYALNKVGIKTLEITGRNEKVDYSEGKILAHRKKDKTHTVSDLFNNTTDHNVIIFNSSGATGISLHSSEKYKARNKRHMIVAQPSDDINTYMQAFGRINRTGQTVLPEYTFVSLPIPVSNRMRIVLRKKLNSLNANVKGSSKDESSMKDIIDMANPFGDEVVFDYLEGAFATDDEAKEEIERLNTILDNPTAATKSYNAFLKTTGRLPILSIRDQENFYDQITDKYLGYLEDMKRQGQTLQEESMDLQAKTISSKVLFARTGDNIFQQECLLETVEIKTEHIQVQDVFDELNFDKSNEILEKAEKDIEAYIAQKKQLARLNNKEFELSKDQNFTINRFKMYLERFAVGSFHYYTQIENADAIDKEEMFVVDIRYTPRENSFPCSLSYLKVDFISAANITGELRTTVLMSQTALLDKIKVMNVKRNAADYYLRQIQKNIEQINNQREIITGNLITGLTIMGNQGKYTTYTTHDGKKKIGILVNSKNKVIVRTYDIDSIYKMLIDNKEIVNFQNIRLFYRQTDQDFINSNPVYFNDKTKSELKELVEGYMTMTVPRSRKSGGVFFTDKNLIEMGLDEQGFISPNENSGFSARFHTKKIKQVLEYLQNELNVKFQIVMTEKELLKEKKK from the coding sequence ATGAAAATAGGAAAAGCAGAATACTATGATGACTTAGAAAATTTAGTTACTACTGATGAAGCTAGAGAATTAAAAAAATATCCAAAAAAAATAGATTCTTCATCATCAGGATTAATCCTAGCGGACCAGACTGGAATTGGAAAAGGAAGGACAGTCGCATCAATTATTCGATGGGCAGTTTTGCAAGGCAAAGTTGCGATATTTATTACACAAAGAGAAACGCTTTTTACTGATATGGTTAGAGATTTGCAAGATATAAATTTTGCAAATCATCCTATTTTTGTAATCAACACAAATATTATAAAAGTAGATGGAAAAGATATTTCCTCGAATAAGAATGAAAATAAATACAAAGGTGAAAAAATAATTTTCACAACGTATTTTCAGATTCAAGGAAAACCAAATTGGAAACATGAGATACTCAGAAAACTTTCTCATGGAGCAATATTAGTATTAGATGAAGCGCATGAAGCGGCGGCATCAGTCAATACACAGACAGAGGCTAGAGGCAAACGAGAAAAAGTATCGAATAGATATTTATTTTTTTCTTCCATTTTTCGAAACATTTCGGGAGTTTTATTTTCATCCGCTACTTATGCGAAACGTCCATCTAATTTAATGCTGTATTATCCTTTTACGGATATTAACAATTATCCTTACGATAAATTATTGAGTATGCTTGCGGAAACTGGATCAATCGGTCAATCGCTAGTATCCAATGCACTTGTAGAGTCTGGACAATTACTAAGAAGAGAATCTTCTTTCAAAGGGATTTTATTCAATGATTACCTTACACCAGATTTAATTAAAAAAGTTCATGGAGACGAAAAAAAGGAACAAGACGAATATCAATTCATTGCTAACTCATGGGACAAGATAGCTGAGATACTAGCGGATATTGTAAAATTCGAAAACACTTTTAAATTTCAGGCAATGAATATTATCAATAAAGGATTAAAGGAAGAAGGCGGATATATTGGCGGTCATGCGGTATTAGATTCAGACTCGACTAAGTTTACATCCATCATGCACAATTCTATAAAATCTTTTGATCTAAGTTTAAAAGCAAAGGCTATTGCAGATTATGCGATTAAACTTGTAAAGGAAGGACAGAAAGTATTAATCTATTTGCATTTTACTAACACTGCATTTTTTACAGAAAATTTTGCAATGGGCGAAAAAGTAGATGATAATATCGGTTTAGTTCTAAAACGAAATTGGAAACGAGCCTTAGAATATACTGTAAAAAATAATTCCACAGGTGAAACTTTCAAAAGAACAATTCCGTTATCAATTCTAGAACAAGTTCCAAATGGATATGAATTTTATACAGAGATTGGAAAAAAAATCAGTCAGGCTAATATCAATGTTCCACTATCTGCAATAGATTATTTCCACTACGCTCTTAACAAAGTAGGAATTAAGACTTTAGAAATAACTGGACGAAATGAAAAAGTAGATTACTCTGAAGGTAAAATTTTAGCACATAGAAAAAAAGATAAAACGCATACAGTAAGTGATTTATTCAATAACACCACTGACCACAATGTAATTATTTTTAATTCATCGGGAGCAACTGGAATATCTTTACACAGTTCTGAAAAATACAAAGCACGAAATAAGCGTCACATGATTGTAGCGCAACCTAGCGACGACATAAATACTTATATGCAAGCATTCGGAAGAATTAATCGCACAGGACAAACAGTATTACCCGAATACACTTTTGTATCGTTACCAATTCCGGTATCAAACAGAATGAGAATTGTTTTAAGGAAAAAATTAAACTCGTTAAATGCAAACGTAAAAGGCTCTTCCAAAGACGAAAGCAGCATGAAAGATATTATTGATATGGCTAATCCTTTTGGAGATGAAGTCGTATTTGATTATTTGGAAGGTGCATTTGCAACTGACGACGAAGCTAAAGAAGAAATCGAACGATTAAACACAATTCTAGATAATCCTACAGCAGCAACAAAGTCTTATAACGCATTTTTGAAAACAACTGGACGATTACCAATCCTATCAATCAGAGATCAGGAAAATTTTTACGACCAAATCACTGATAAATATTTAGGATATTTAGAAGATATGAAACGGCAAGGACAAACTCTACAAGAAGAGTCGATGGACTTACAAGCTAAGACTATATCCAGTAAAGTTTTATTTGCTAGAACTGGAGACAATATTTTTCAGCAAGAATGTCTTCTTGAAACTGTAGAAATAAAAACAGAGCATATACAAGTGCAAGATGTATTTGATGAATTGAATTTTGATAAATCAAATGAGATACTTGAGAAAGCAGAAAAAGATATTGAAGCATATATCGCACAAAAAAAGCAACTAGCAAGATTAAATAATAAAGAATTTGAATTAAGCAAAGACCAAAACTTTACAATAAACAGATTTAAAATGTATCTAGAAAGATTTGCAGTAGGAAGTTTCCATTATTATACACAAATCGAAAATGCTGATGCAATTGATAAAGAAGAAATGTTTGTAGTGGATATTCGATATACACCACGCGAGAATTCTTTTCCATGCTCACTTAGTTATCTGAAAGTAGATTTTATTTCGGCAGCAAACATCACAGGAGAGTTAAGAACTACTGTCTTAATGTCTCAAACTGCACTCTTGGATAAAATTAAAGTAATGAACGTAAAAAGAAATGCAGCGGATTACTATTTGCGACAAATTCAAAAAAATATCGAACAAATAAACAACCAGAGAGAAATCATTACCGGAAATTTAATTACCGGATTGACGATAATGGGTAATCAAGGCAAATACACAACTTACACAACGCATGACGGAAAGAAAAAAATTGGAATTCTCGTAAATTCTAAAAATAAAGTAATCGTTAGAACTTATGATATAGATTCAATTTATAAAATGTTAATCGATAACAAAGAAATTGTAAACTTCCAAAATATTCGATTATTCTACAGACAAACAGACCAAGATTTCATTAATAGTAACCCAGTTTATTTTAATGATAAAACAAAATCCGAATTAAAAGAATTAGTCGAAGGCTATATGACAATGACAGTACCTAGATCAAGAAAATCCGGTGGAGTATTTTTCACAGATAAAAATTTGATTGAAATGGGATTGGACGAACAAGGATTCATAAGCCCAAATGAAAATTCAGGATTTTCAGCAAGATTCCACACAAAGAAAATAAAACAAGTTTTAGAATATTTGCAAAATGAGTTAAACGTAAAATTTCAGATCGTAATGACAGAAAAAGAATTATTGAAAGAGAAGAAAAAATAG
- a CDS encoding DUF2441 domain-containing protein → MNEGNEYYWLGYYELGKGSTVYPGNWGRIKNKTFATSPNTLKELIYENIRLRYFPNLPSRLSSIFVCPSLEEIIKYQRSNNKVTEVIHKVKLVNEDANRTMADWSKFILSQNDSFEMAEQRAKDYWSRNNIQNPEILIESAIEIMDIHK, encoded by the coding sequence ATGAACGAAGGCAATGAATACTATTGGTTAGGCTATTACGAATTAGGCAAAGGGAGCACTGTCTATCCTGGCAATTGGGGAAGAATTAAAAATAAAACTTTCGCAACAAGCCCGAATACTTTAAAAGAATTAATTTACGAAAACATAAGACTTAGATATTTTCCTAATTTACCAAGCAGATTATCCTCTATCTTCGTTTGTCCGAGTCTAGAAGAAATAATTAAATACCAGAGATCAAATAACAAAGTTACAGAAGTAATTCATAAAGTAAAATTAGTAAATGAAGATGCAAATAGAACAATGGCTGACTGGAGTAAGTTCATATTGTCGCAAAATGATTCTTTTGAAATGGCTGAACAAAGAGCGAAAGATTATTGGAGTCGTAATAATATACAAAATCCTGAAATACTAATCGAATCAGCAATCGAGATCATGGACATTCATAAATGA